The Toxorhynchites rutilus septentrionalis strain SRP chromosome 3, ASM2978413v1, whole genome shotgun sequence genome includes a region encoding these proteins:
- the LOC129776793 gene encoding globin-like: MSEDSDFTTPDETGLTKPQKVVLSEAWSIIKEDMVTHGTNIFVRFFEEHPNYLSYYDFSHDSEATELMENKSLHAHALNVMHLLGALIDYGFDNPVMYKSSLAKSVKNHRRYHVTKADVKIVCGVITTYCMQALEDHSSEMLVSAFAAFMDSIIAAYD; the protein is encoded by the exons ATGTCTGAAGATTCAGATTTCACTACCCCGGATGAAACAGGGCTTACCAAACCACAAAAAGTGGTTTTGTCTGAGGCTTGGAGCATAATAAAGGAAGACATGGTAACACACGGTACAAACATATTTGTCCG TTTCTTCGAAGAGCACCCCAACTACTTGAGCTATTATGATTTTTCACACGACTCGGAAGCTACCGAATTGATGGAAAACAAATCGCTGCATGCTCATGCTTTGAACGTTATGCATCTACTCG GAGCATTGATCGATTATGGGTTCGATAATCCTGTTATGTACAAAAGCAGTCTAGCGAAGTCTGTTAAAAACCATAGAAGATATCACGTTACTAAAGCCGACGTGAAG ATAGTTTGTGGCGTAATCACCACGTACTGTATGCAGGCCTTAGAGGATCACAGTTCTGAAATGTTAGTCTCAGCTTTTGCAGCATTCATGGATAGTATTATTGCTGCCTATGATTAA